A window of Costertonia aggregata contains these coding sequences:
- a CDS encoding proprotein convertase P-domain-containing protein, with translation MTIISKNKTILLFLFILSSIGYGQTTIWEEDFESYGNGTSTGAGSGASTATWSTNDGDIDVRTISGNKVLRGSDTRNTSARWTTNPIDISGYTNVSFSLDADSGGGLDSGVDVFRIQYRIDGGSYIEIENTSGDTSPSEPIQPSYGVSGLSGSTLEFRITMYNTTGAEFYDIDNILVQGTLPTPDCSTISSFPGSFIASNTTLNSNLSGFSSGIITDVNVSLNITHTWNADLDISLISPSGTTVVLSSDNGGSGDNYVNTFFDDSGSINIISGSSPFTGTFRPEGNLSDFNGENANGTWVLRVFDDTGGDTGTLDGFSIEICTNSSTDLAVSKTVDDNTPSEGSNIVYTLSVENNGPLDATNVTLTDVLPAGVSFVSDDGAYNSSTGVWSVGSLNNGATAILNITASVDGSTSGSTITNTITSISADQTDSNLTADDLSESIVPSVDQPPVVTVTGNQIYCPLTSLSIAETISISDPDDTTTDAVYIQISSGYVNGEDLLTLTGTHPNITATWDAIEGELTLQGPTTYSEFETAVLAVEYSSSASAPTGIKQFSITPGSANFLPPTGHYYEFISDLGITWTDARDAAALRTYFGLQGYLATLTTQAEADFSGTQAVGVGWIGASDAANEGDWRWVTGPEAGTPFWSGTSTGTTVAPTNFAYWNGGEPNQSGNEDYAHITDPSVVRGSGGLGSWNDLSNTGASSGPYQPQGYVVEYGGSPGDPVLNITGVTTITVDNINPTASNPSPVTVFCPSDVPTFDISVVTDEADNCTTNPLVTFVSDVSNGGSNPEIITRTYRISDDMGNFIDVAQTITVDPINIDTQPLDQTTFVNNNASFSVSINNVDTYQWQVSIDGGTNFIDISDGTEYTGTSTSTLTVIAPRVDKNNYRYRVAASNSGSGCSMVISNNALLSVRVSSVITNRRITYRVKNN, from the coding sequence ATGACGATAATTTCAAAAAATAAAACAATACTACTTTTTCTATTCATATTGTCATCCATCGGGTATGGTCAAACAACAATATGGGAAGAAGATTTCGAGAGCTACGGTAATGGAACTTCCACTGGTGCAGGATCAGGTGCGAGTACAGCCACTTGGTCTACTAACGACGGTGATATAGACGTGAGAACAATTTCCGGAAATAAAGTATTGAGAGGAAGTGATACTCGAAACACATCAGCTAGATGGACGACCAACCCCATAGATATTTCGGGCTACACGAATGTAAGCTTTAGTTTGGATGCCGATTCAGGTGGCGGATTGGATTCAGGTGTTGATGTTTTTAGAATTCAATACAGGATTGATGGCGGTAGTTACATAGAAATTGAAAATACGTCGGGAGATACCTCCCCATCTGAACCTATACAGCCCTCATATGGTGTATCGGGTTTATCTGGCAGCACATTGGAGTTTAGAATAACCATGTATAACACCACAGGTGCAGAATTTTATGATATCGATAATATATTGGTTCAAGGTACTTTGCCTACACCGGATTGTAGTACAATATCTTCTTTTCCAGGAAGTTTCATAGCTAGCAATACAACCTTAAATTCTAACCTAAGTGGATTTTCGTCAGGAATCATCACAGATGTGAATGTTAGTTTAAATATAACCCACACCTGGAATGCTGATTTGGATATCAGTTTAATTAGTCCAAGCGGTACAACTGTAGTACTATCAAGTGATAATGGTGGTTCGGGAGATAATTATGTCAATACATTTTTTGATGATTCGGGATCCATCAATATCATTTCTGGCTCATCACCCTTTACCGGTACATTTAGACCCGAAGGGAACCTTAGCGATTTTAATGGGGAAAACGCCAACGGAACATGGGTTTTAAGAGTGTTTGACGATACAGGTGGTGATACAGGTACCTTGGATGGTTTTTCGATTGAAATTTGTACCAATTCATCTACAGATCTAGCGGTTTCCAAAACAGTTGATGATAATACCCCTAGTGAAGGCTCTAATATTGTTTACACGTTAAGCGTTGAAAATAATGGGCCATTAGATGCTACAAACGTGACTCTGACGGATGTTTTACCGGCAGGGGTGTCTTTTGTGAGCGATGATGGGGCCTATAATTCCAGTACGGGAGTATGGTCCGTAGGTTCTTTGAACAACGGTGCCACAGCTATTTTGAATATTACGGCAAGTGTTGATGGGAGTACGAGCGGGAGTACAATAACGAACACAATAACATCAATAAGTGCTGATCAAACAGACAGTAACTTAACTGCAGATGATTTGAGTGAATCCATAGTTCCTTCGGTTGATCAACCTCCTGTGGTAACAGTAACTGGAAATCAAATTTATTGTCCTTTGACATCGCTATCCATAGCGGAAACCATAAGTATTTCAGACCCAGATGATACCACGACTGATGCTGTCTATATTCAAATATCTTCAGGATATGTAAATGGGGAAGATCTATTGACATTAACGGGTACACACCCAAACATTACCGCAACTTGGGATGCTATCGAAGGAGAACTTACCCTTCAAGGCCCTACTACATATTCTGAATTCGAAACTGCTGTTTTAGCTGTGGAATACTCTAGTAGTGCTTCGGCCCCAACAGGGATAAAACAATTTTCAATTACTCCGGGAAGTGCAAATTTTTTACCTCCGACAGGGCACTATTATGAATTTATTTCTGATTTGGGAATAACATGGACCGATGCAAGAGATGCAGCGGCATTACGTACATATTTTGGTTTGCAAGGATATTTGGCAACCCTTACTACGCAAGCAGAAGCTGATTTTTCAGGCACGCAAGCAGTTGGTGTTGGTTGGATCGGTGCCTCTGATGCAGCTAATGAAGGTGATTGGAGATGGGTAACCGGACCCGAAGCGGGTACACCGTTTTGGAGCGGTACATCTACCGGTACAACTGTTGCTCCAACTAATTTTGCCTATTGGAATGGTGGTGAGCCCAATCAATCGGGTAATGAAGATTATGCACATATTACAGATCCATCAGTCGTTAGGGGTTCAGGCGGCCTTGGTTCTTGGAACGATTTATCCAATACAGGCGCCAGTAGTGGCCCCTATCAACCACAAGGTTATGTGGTTGAATATGGTGGATCCCCTGGAGACCCAGTTTTAAATATTACAGGCGTTACCACTATAACAGTTGACAATATCAATCCAACGGCAAGCAATCCATCGCCTGTAACGGTATTTTGTCCAAGTGACGTCCCAACGTTCGATATTAGTGTCGTGACCGATGAAGCGGATAACTGTACAACAAATCCATTAGTTACATTTGTAAGTGATGTGAGTAACGGGGGCAGTAATCCTGAAATCATCACTAGAACATACCGTATAAGTGATGATATGGGAAACTTTATTGATGTCGCCCAGACCATTACAGTAGACCCTATAAATATTGATACACAACCACTTGACCAAACAACGTTTGTTAATAATAATGCTTCGTTTTCTGTTAGTATAAATAATGTTGATACCTACCAATGGCAAGTAAGCATTGATGGGGGAACAAATTTTATAGATATATCCGATGGAACCGAGTATACAGGTACATCCACATCTACTTTAACTGTCATAGCACCTCGGGTCGACAAAAATAATTATCGTTACAGAGTTGCAGCTTCAAATTCAGGGTCTGGATGTTCAATGGTGATTTCGAATAATGCTTTGTTAAGCGTTCGCGTAAGTAGCGTTATTACCAACAGGAGAATCACTTACAGGGTAAAAAACAATTAG
- a CDS encoding PorP/SprF family type IX secretion system membrane protein, with protein MAYKKNFQISILFLFALVLSSNAQQDAQYTQYMFNTLSINPAYAGSRGQLSIAGLYRSQWVGLNGAPTTQTLNLHSPIRNSRLGYGLSIVNDEIGDGTIQETYFDAAVSYTIDVSQDAKLSFGLKAGGNLLNLDLQSLRQREGQEEFVGDNVDNRFSPNFGLGIYYHTNKFYAGLSAPNLLETKFFDRSGDDAEAVNFLSTDRINFYLITGYVFDLNGNLKFKPALLTKVVGGAPLQVDVSANFMFNEKFTFGAAYRWDAAVSALAGFQVTDQIMLGLAYDRETTELGGTQFNDGSFEVFLRFELVKSFQKLVSPRFF; from the coding sequence ATGGCATATAAGAAAAATTTTCAAATTTCTATATTGTTTTTATTTGCATTAGTACTGTCTTCCAATGCGCAACAAGACGCCCAGTACACGCAGTATATGTTCAATACGCTAAGTATTAACCCTGCTTATGCAGGCTCTAGGGGGCAACTAAGCATAGCAGGATTATATAGGTCTCAATGGGTGGGGTTGAACGGCGCTCCTACCACACAAACCTTAAATTTACATTCCCCTATACGTAACAGTAGGTTGGGGTATGGTCTATCAATTGTAAATGATGAAATCGGGGATGGGACCATACAGGAAACTTATTTTGATGCCGCTGTTTCATATACCATAGATGTTTCTCAAGATGCAAAACTTTCTTTCGGCTTAAAAGCGGGAGGAAATTTATTGAACTTAGATTTGCAAAGCCTCAGGCAGAGGGAAGGCCAGGAAGAATTTGTTGGGGATAATGTGGATAACAGGTTTTCGCCTAATTTTGGCTTGGGTATATATTATCATACGAACAAGTTTTATGCGGGGCTATCGGCTCCAAATCTATTGGAAACCAAATTTTTTGATAGGTCCGGTGATGACGCCGAAGCTGTAAATTTTTTGTCAACGGATAGAATCAACTTCTATTTGATTACAGGTTATGTATTTGATTTGAACGGTAACCTAAAATTCAAACCGGCGTTGCTTACCAAAGTGGTAGGCGGGGCGCCCTTACAAGTAGATGTTTCCGCTAATTTTATGTTTAACGAAAAATTCACTTTTGGTGCTGCCTACAGATGGGATGCTGCTGTAAGTGCTCTTGCAGGATTTCAGGTTACCGACCAAATTATGCTGGGATTGGCATATGATAGGGAGACAACCGAATTGGGAGGCACTCAATTCAATGATGGTTCCTTTGAAGTTTTTCTAAGATTTGAACTTGTTAAGTCTTTCCAGAAATTGGTTTCACCACGTTTCTTCTAA
- a CDS encoding OmpA family protein produces MIKRILLLIVLISSTSNILGQDRLITKANEKYAEYSFSPAIDIYKKVLDKGYVSPDLLKKLGNSYYFNADYPEASKIYKRLVDDYGDEVSAEDYFRYAQTLRTLGQYDESKAVMSKFTEMTSDDGRASAYKSERDYMAEIAKNSGRYDIGPFEYNSIYSEFAPSFYKKGILFSSDRDTGNLARYRHTWNSKDFLDLYKVNSDSASLNLVTKLDKNLNTRLHESTSASTKDGNITYFTRNNMKDGKYVKDENGVIRLKIFRAVAENGVWVSIEDLPFNSDTYSIAHPALSPDERTLYFASDMPGTYGQSDIFKVAINQDGTFGTPENLGGNINTEARETFPFVSADEILYFASDGHPGLGGLDVFATKIKNRTYNGTIFNVGEPVNSKMDDFTFILDESTKKGYFASNREGGMGEDDIYSLLETKPLEFDCIQRISGTVRDKISSEPLVGATIKVIDENNDEILTAITDANGNYNLQLDCNQGNFVRALMQGYVPSEEYLGKSTGEPMAIDFYLERDTVTAGFGDDLAKLLQLSTIYFDLNKYNIRPDAEIEIQKVIAAMEKYPSLKIQVNSHTDSRGRDSYNLWLSQKRAESTVEYMVSKGIDKERLLGQGYGETRLVNGCDNNTRCTKEQHQLNRRSEFIILE; encoded by the coding sequence ATGATAAAAAGAATACTTTTATTAATTGTCCTAATATCTTCAACAAGTAATATTCTTGGTCAGGATAGACTTATAACAAAGGCAAATGAAAAGTATGCGGAATATTCTTTTAGTCCAGCGATAGATATATACAAAAAGGTATTGGACAAGGGTTATGTCTCTCCTGATTTATTGAAAAAACTTGGAAACTCATATTATTTTAATGCCGATTACCCTGAAGCTTCAAAAATATACAAGAGACTAGTTGACGACTATGGCGATGAAGTATCGGCCGAAGATTACTTTAGATATGCACAAACATTAAGAACCTTGGGGCAATATGACGAATCTAAGGCGGTTATGTCAAAGTTTACTGAAATGACGTCAGATGATGGAAGGGCCTCTGCTTACAAGAGCGAAAGGGATTATATGGCCGAGATTGCTAAAAATTCCGGTAGGTATGACATAGGTCCTTTTGAGTATAATTCTATTTATTCCGAGTTTGCACCATCCTTTTACAAAAAGGGAATCCTTTTTTCATCGGATAGGGACACGGGTAATTTGGCCCGTTATCGTCATACATGGAATTCTAAGGATTTCTTGGATCTATACAAGGTTAATTCGGATAGCGCATCATTGAATTTGGTTACGAAACTGGACAAAAACCTGAATACTAGGTTGCATGAGTCTACTTCTGCTTCAACAAAAGATGGCAACATCACATACTTTACCAGAAATAACATGAAAGATGGCAAGTATGTAAAAGATGAGAACGGTGTAATACGGTTGAAAATTTTTAGAGCGGTAGCAGAGAACGGTGTATGGGTCTCAATCGAGGATTTACCTTTTAATAGCGACACATACTCTATTGCGCACCCCGCTTTAAGTCCAGATGAGCGCACTTTGTACTTTGCGTCAGATATGCCTGGAACTTACGGTCAGTCCGATATTTTCAAAGTAGCTATAAATCAAGACGGTACTTTTGGCACTCCCGAGAATCTGGGAGGTAATATTAATACCGAAGCTAGAGAAACCTTTCCTTTTGTTTCTGCTGACGAGATATTATATTTTGCTTCGGATGGTCATCCTGGATTGGGAGGGTTGGACGTATTCGCTACCAAAATAAAGAATAGAACTTACAACGGGACCATATTTAATGTAGGGGAGCCAGTAAATAGTAAGATGGACGACTTTACCTTCATCCTAGACGAGAGCACTAAAAAAGGATATTTTGCTTCCAATAGAGAAGGTGGTATGGGCGAGGATGATATTTATAGCTTATTGGAAACCAAACCTTTGGAGTTTGATTGTATTCAAAGAATCTCAGGAACGGTGAGAGATAAGATATCAAGTGAGCCGTTGGTAGGAGCTACAATAAAAGTGATTGATGAGAATAATGATGAAATTTTAACGGCGATAACCGATGCCAATGGTAACTATAATTTACAGCTTGATTGTAACCAAGGTAATTTTGTTAGGGCTTTAATGCAGGGTTATGTCCCCTCCGAAGAGTATTTGGGCAAATCTACAGGGGAACCTATGGCAATCGATTTTTATTTGGAAAGAGATACCGTTACCGCCGGTTTTGGAGACGATTTGGCCAAATTATTGCAACTTAGTACTATATATTTCGACTTGAACAAATATAACATTCGCCCAGATGCTGAAATAGAGATACAAAAAGTCATTGCAGCTATGGAAAAATATCCTAGCCTAAAAATTCAGGTCAACTCCCATACCGATAGTAGGGGTAGGGATTCGTATAATTTGTGGCTTTCCCAAAAAAGAGCTGAATCCACTGTGGAGTATATGGTTTCCAAGGGTATCGATAAAGAACGATTATTGGGACAAGGTTATGGTGAGACCCGTTTGGTAAATGGTTGTGATAATAACACACGTTGTACCAAAGAGCAGCACCAGCTAAATAGGCGTTCAGAATTTATTATTTTGGAATAA
- a CDS encoding T9SS type B sorting domain-containing protein — MDDDGDGILDVVEGNDDDDGDGIPNRLDIDSDNDGILDNIEAQTTADYIAPSGYDVDGNGLDDAYEVTPGSCNGLTPVNTDGDKVPDYLDIDSDNDGILDNVEAQPTDDFLAPCGNDRDRNGLDDHYENTPGSGEGLTPEDTDADSLPDFRDIDSDNDGILDNIEAQPSGDFQAPCGIDSDGNGLDDHYENSPGSGEGLTPINSDNDSNPDFRDIDSDNDGIPDNVEAQTTSGYVSPNDDDAATYASNDGVNSAYLGGLDPVNTDGTDELPDYLDTDSDDDTVPDNNEGNDFDFDGVPDQVFTGTDSDNDGLDDGYEGSDVNDGYDVNDEIDDPASDLPDTDGTEDVNYRDLDDDGDGIDTPDEDADGDGDPTNDDTDGDGTPDYLDPDGAPDTDTDGDGVPDSVDLDDDNDGILDTEEDANVDGDGDPLTDPTDSDGDGRPDHLDIDSDNDGIPDNVEAQTTSGYVSPNDDDAATYASNDGVNSAYLGGLDPVNTDGTDELPDYLDTDSDDDTVPDNNEGNDFDFDGVPDQVFTGTDSDNDGLDDGYEGSDVNDGYDVNDEIDDPASDLPDTDGTEDVNYRDLDDDGDGIDTPDEDADGDGDPTNDDTDGDGTPDYLDPDGAPDTDTDGDGVPDSVDLDDDNDGILDTEEDANVDGDGDPLTDPTDSDGDGRPDHLDIDSDNDGIPDNVEAQTTSGYVSPNDDDAATYASNDGVNSAYLGGLDPVNTDGTDELPDYLDTDSDDDTVPDNNEGNDFDFDGVPDQVFTGTDSDNDGLDDGYEGSDVNDGYDVNDEIDDPASDLPDTDGTEDVNYRDLDDDGDGIDTPDEDADGDGDPTNDDTDGDGTPDYLDPDGAPDTDTDGDGVPDSVDLDDDNDGILDTEEDANVDGDGDPLTDPTDSDGDGRPDHLDIDSDNDGIPDNVEAQTTSGYVSPNDDDAATYASNDGVNSAYLGGLDPVNTDGTDELPDYLDTDSDDDTVPDNNEGNDFDFDGVPDQVFTGTDSDNDGLDDGYEGSDVNDGYDVNDEIDDPASDLPDTDGTEDVNYRDLDDDGDGIDTPDEDADGDGDPTNDDTDGDGTPDYLDPDGAPDTDTDGDGVPDSVDLDDDNDGILDTEEDANVDGDGDPLTDPTDSDGDGRPDHLDIDSDNDGIPDNVEAQTTSGYVSPNDDDAATYASNDGVNSAYLGGLDPVNTDGTDELPDYLDTDSDDDTVPDNNEGNDFDFDGVPDQVFTGTDSDNDGLDDGYEGSDVNDGYDVNDEIDDPASDLPDTDGTEDVNYRDLDDDGDGIDTPDEDADGDGDPTNDDTDGDGTPDYLDPIDDTPEPTVDIEVKQLITPNGDGKNEFLWIDGVDRVPNNTLKIFNRWGISVYEGENYNNQNNVFDGRSRGRSTIGGDEYLPAGVYFYIFEYQLNQNNVTDNGYLYIQ; from the coding sequence ATGGACGACGATGGTGACGGTATTTTGGATGTTGTAGAAGGGAACGACGATGATGACGGCGATGGTATACCAAACCGATTGGATATAGATTCGGATAATGATGGTATCCTTGATAATATTGAAGCCCAAACAACAGCTGATTACATAGCGCCATCCGGATATGATGTTGATGGTAACGGTTTGGATGATGCGTATGAAGTTACTCCGGGTAGTTGTAACGGTTTGACACCTGTTAATACTGATGGTGATAAAGTTCCTGATTATTTAGACATAGATTCGGATAATGACGGTATCCTCGACAATGTTGAAGCACAACCAACCGATGATTTCCTCGCCCCATGTGGTAATGATAGGGATAGGAACGGTCTGGACGACCATTATGAAAACACTCCTGGTTCCGGGGAAGGTCTTACTCCCGAAGATACCGATGCCGATTCCTTACCGGATTTTAGGGATATAGATTCAGATAATGATGGTATCCTTGACAATATTGAAGCACAACCAAGTGGTGATTTTCAAGCCCCATGTGGTATAGATAGCGATGGGAATGGTCTAGATGATCATTATGAAAACTCACCAGGTTCCGGGGAAGGGCTTACCCCTATAAATTCTGATAACGACTCAAATCCTGATTTTAGGGACATCGACAGCGACAACGACGGCATCCCGGACAACGTCGAGGCTCAGACGACCTCGGGTTACGTTTCCCCGAACGATGACGACGCGGCGACGTACGCCTCCAACGACGGTGTGAACAGTGCGTACCTGGGCGGTCTGGACCCGGTCAACACGGACGGCACGGACGAGCTCCCGGATTACCTTGACACGGACAGCGACGACGATACGGTGCCCGACAACAACGAGGGCAACGACTTCGACTTCGACGGTGTCCCCGACCAGGTCTTCACGGGGACGGACAGCGACAACGACGGTCTGGACGACGGCTACGAGGGCAGCGACGTTAACGACGGCTATGACGTTAACGACGAGATAGACGACCCTGCGTCCGACCTTCCGGACACGGACGGTACTGAGGACGTGAACTACCGTGACCTTGACGACGACGGTGACGGCATCGACACCCCCGACGAGGACGCGGACGGCGACGGCGACCCTACCAACGACGATACGGACGGTGACGGCACCCCGGACTACCTTGACCCCGACGGTGCCCCCGATACGGACACGGACGGCGACGGCGTTCCCGACAGCGTCGACCTTGACGACGACAACGACGGTATACTCGATACGGAGGAGGACGCGAACGTGGACGGCGACGGCGACCCCTTGACGGACCCTACGGACAGCGACGGCGACGGGCGTCCCGACCATCTTGACATCGACAGCGACAACGACGGCATCCCGGACAACGTCGAGGCTCAGACGACCTCGGGTTACGTTTCCCCGAACGATGACGACGCGGCGACGTACGCCTCCAACGACGGTGTGAACAGTGCGTACCTGGGCGGTCTGGACCCGGTCAACACGGACGGCACGGACGAGCTCCCGGATTACCTTGACACGGACAGCGACGACGATACGGTGCCCGACAACAACGAGGGCAACGACTTCGACTTCGACGGTGTCCCCGACCAGGTCTTCACGGGGACGGACAGCGACAACGACGGTCTGGACGACGGCTACGAGGGCAGCGACGTTAACGACGGCTATGACGTTAACGACGAGATAGACGACCCTGCGTCCGACCTTCCGGACACGGACGGTACTGAGGACGTGAACTACCGTGACCTTGACGACGACGGTGACGGCATCGACACCCCCGACGAGGACGCGGACGGCGACGGCGACCCTACCAACGACGATACGGACGGTGACGGCACCCCGGACTACCTTGACCCCGACGGTGCCCCCGATACGGACACGGACGGCGACGGCGTTCCCGACAGCGTCGACCTTGACGACGACAACGACGGTATACTCGATACGGAGGAGGACGCGAACGTGGACGGCGACGGCGACCCCTTGACGGACCCTACGGACAGCGACGGCGACGGGCGTCCCGACCATCTTGACATCGACAGCGACAACGACGGCATCCCGGACAACGTCGAGGCTCAGACGACCTCGGGTTACGTTTCCCCGAACGATGACGACGCGGCGACGTACGCCTCCAACGACGGTGTGAACAGTGCGTACCTGGGCGGTCTGGACCCGGTCAACACGGACGGCACGGACGAGCTCCCGGATTACCTTGACACGGACAGCGACGACGATACGGTGCCCGACAACAACGAGGGCAACGACTTCGACTTCGACGGTGTCCCCGACCAGGTCTTCACGGGGACGGACAGCGACAACGACGGTCTGGACGACGGCTACGAGGGCAGCGACGTTAACGACGGCTATGACGTTAACGACGAGATAGACGACCCTGCGTCCGACCTTCCGGACACGGACGGTACTGAGGACGTGAACTACCGTGACCTTGACGACGACGGTGACGGCATCGACACCCCCGACGAGGACGCGGACGGCGACGGCGACCCTACCAACGACGATACGGACGGTGACGGCACCCCGGACTACCTTGACCCCGACGGTGCCCCCGATACGGACACGGACGGCGACGGCGTTCCCGACAGCGTCGACCTTGACGACGACAACGACGGTATACTCGATACGGAGGAGGACGCGAACGTGGACGGCGACGGCGACCCCTTGACGGACCCTACGGACAGCGACGGCGACGGGCGTCCCGACCATCTTGACATCGACAGCGACAACGACGGCATCCCGGACAACGTCGAGGCTCAGACGACCTCGGGTTACGTTTCCCCGAACGATGACGACGCGGCGACGTACGCCTCCAACGACGGTGTGAACAGTGCGTACCTGGGCGGTCTGGACCCGGTCAACACGGACGGCACGGACGAGCTCCCGGATTACCTTGACACGGACAGCGACGACGATACGGTGCCCGACAACAACGAGGGCAACGACTTCGACTTCGACGGTGTCCCCGACCAGGTCTTCACGGGGACGGACAGCGACAACGACGGTCTGGACGACGGCTACGAGGGCAGCGACGTTAACGACGGCTATGACGTTAACGACGAGATAGACGACCCTGCGTCCGACCTTCCGGACACGGACGGTACTGAGGACGTGAACTACCGTGACCTTGACGACGACGGTGACGGCATCGACACCCCCGACGAGGACGCGGACGGCGACGGCGACCCTACCAACGACGATACGGACGGTGACGGCACCCCGGACTACCTTGACCCCGACGGTGCCCCCGATACGGACACGGACGGCGACGGCGTTCCCGACAGCGTCGACCTTGACGACGACAACGACGGTATACTCGATACGGAGGAGGACGCGAACGTGGACGGCGACGGCGACCCCTTGACGGACCCTACGGACAGCGACGGCGACGGGCGTCCCGACCATCTTGACATCGACAGCGACAACGACGGCATCCCGGACAACGTCGAGGCTCAGACGACCTCGGGTTACGTTTCCCCGAACGATGACGACGCGGCGACGTACGCCTCCAACGACGGTGTGAACAGTGCGTACCTGGGCGGTCTGGACCCGGTCAACACGGACGGCACGGACGAGCTCCCGGATTACCTTGACACGGACAGCGACGACGATACGGTGCCCGACAACAACGAGGGCAACGACTTCGACTTCGACGGTGTCCCCGACCAGGTCTTCACGGGGACGGACAGCGACAACGACGGTCTGGACGACGGCTACGAGGGCAGCGACGTTAACGACGGCTATGACGTTAACGACGAGATAGACGACCCTGCGTCCGACCTTCCGGACACGGACGGTACTGAGGACGTGAACTACCGTGACCTTGACGACGACGGTGACGGCATCGACACCCCCGACGAGGACGCGGATGGCGACGGCGACCCTACCAACGACGATACGGACGGTGACGGCACCCCGGACTACCTTGACCCCATTGATGATACTCCTGAACCAACGGTAGATATAGAAGTCAAACAGCTAATAACGCCTAACGGAGATGGTAAAAATGAATTTTTATGGATTGATGGTGTCGATAGGGTTCCGAACAATACTTTGAAAATTTTCAACAGATGGGGAATATCTGTCTACGAAGGAGAAAATTACAATAATCAAAATAACGTGTTTGACGGAAGGTCAAGAGGTAGGTCTACGATAGGTGGTGATGAATATTTGCCAGCAGGAGTGTATTTTTACATATTTGAATATCAATTAAACCAAAATAATGTTACTGATAACGGATACTTGTATATTCAGTAA